One Triticum dicoccoides isolate Atlit2015 ecotype Zavitan chromosome 3B, WEW_v2.0, whole genome shotgun sequence genomic window, AACAACTAAAGAAAAAATATCATGGGTTAACCCTAACAACTAAAAAATGACTTTGCTTaacactaaccctaaccctagaaatAACCAAAACAATAACCATAGATCTAGCTACGAACAACAAAGTTAGCACACTACACATGGTCAATCACACATATACAACTCTAGATCTAGATCTACCATCCATCAAATCCATTGATTTCACACAAAAAGTAGCACAACTAGGGTTTGCATAAAAGAAATCAATGCCATCAAATAAGTTGATTCCAACCAACCAAAAAGAAGAGAGTGGGTGAGGTACCTTGAGTGATGAAAATGGCCTCAATCCACCGGAGAAAACTCAAGCAAAGGAGATGAATTTGATGGAGCCCTAGGATGGGGGAGAAAGGGGGAGAGGGGCTCAGCTCGGGGAAGAAAGGATTTGTTGGCGAATGGGTGTCTTGTGGGGCCCACCTAACCCCCAGCCATTGGTTTTGTGCATTCAGCACCCTACCGCCACCGTCTCTGGCGGTAGGCTACCTAGACCTACTGCCACGGCCAGTGGCGGtagccacttatccacgtcagcaggCAGACAGCGTTGTCGACGTTGACCCGGTCCCTACCGCTAGAGCCGGTGGCGGTAGGGTGTTCTAGCCTACCGCCAGCTCGGGTGGCGGTAGGAAAAGGGTCAGATCCGAAAAACTTTCCAAAGAGGGGTCAGATGCGGCTAAACGTGcacaaaagggtcaaaacagtgaatttggCCGGCCAGGGTCGTCCACGCGGTTTCTTGGCGTGCCGCATATGCATCGGACTGACCTGACTATTAAACATTGTAATGTGTGCGTGCATgtgtttattgtaatatggttagGCTTAGAGATATGATCCCATATTCTGTTAGGTTACTTGGAGATCAATCCTAGCCTAACCAACTCCTGTAATCTCCTGACCTTTGTGCCCTATATTAACATGCACGCGTCCCTGTGCATAGCATACGCTTTAGCTTAGTTTTGTACATGGTATATAGAGCATGGCTCTTCCATCGCATCTAGATGTCTTCGTCATCTTCTTCCGCCATGGCCACGCCCTCCCTCGCTTCCCTCGGCCACACCATCACGGAGAAGCTGAATCAAGAAATTTTTCTCGTCTGTAGGGCGCGGGTCCTGCCGCATATCCGTGCGGCGGGCATGATGGGTTTCCTCGATGGCTATGCCAAGGAACCCGCTATGATCATAAAACCATTTATGATCAAAACTGTTTAGATCCTAAAACTTTCTCATATGCatattaggccttgtacaatgctagaTACTTAaagaggtgcttagaaaaataaaatcGAGTTTTTATGAGGCACTGATGCCTATTTCTACAAGAGAGACACCTAATTAAGCGTTTACCCTGTATAAATAAACATCGATGCTTAAGAAAACCCTAGTTTATTTCTCTATGAACACCTCCCCTAAGCActttgcattgtacaaggccttactcTCTCTTAGTAAAGAAATAAGAACCCGTTTAGATCACGAGTTATTTCTTTATAGAGGAAGTACTTTGAAAAAGATTACCTTTTGCTTCTTGCTCATCTCCTTCCTCATGTCTCTACATTTTTAATCTGAACGAACTCTTCTTGCTTATGTCCATCCACACCGTTGTTTGATCTTCTCTCATCTAATGCTTTCAATTTCCTTCGCATTCACATAATTTCTTTCTTTGGTGCTTCGCCTACTGTGTGTCCCGTACTAATACGGGATCTTCCCGAGCGGAGTTTGATGGATTAAAGTTACAACTCGACAGGTAATTTCCTTTTTTACTCTTTCTGTTATGCTAATTTGTTACTTACTCGGCTACACCTGTCATATCTTCTATCAGCCATTTTATCCGTGCACATTTGCAGATTTCAGATCATCTGATGCAAACTTTTGCTTACCATTTGTTTTGTCTCACATATGTGTGGATGATTTAGATGTTACTGAACTTACTCATCACATGATTCTGGATTCACAACTGTGGGACATGATTTTGTTTCGCAACAAACTTATTTTTACAGATATACAAATTCATACTCATTAATCTTTTACTTCTCTCGATTCACCGACTGTGCGCATGTCAGTTTCTTCGGAATAAAACCATCAACATACTGGGTGATTCTGAAATTTGTTTCCTACATACTaattgtttatctttttcatcgtcaAGTTACGTGCGGGTCGCAGGCTGGGACGAACTCGTGCGGGATCTGAGTGGATTCGGGTGGGGGCTCACTCCCGGCATGGTGGCACTTCTTGGGGCGGATTTACTGTTGATGGTGTGCGATGAGAAGGTCCAGGTCGTCGTTGTGAGGCTGGCTGGCTGCGGCGGGCTGTGTGAATCTGATCAGCGGAGGTGGACTACGCCCAGTGTTGCACAAGTAATGGGGTCGACTTGTTCGCGTTGGTGCCCCCTTCGCATTGTGCTTTCCTTGcctgtggctgatacgtctccaatatatttatatatttttattgttccatgttataatatcaatcttgaatgttttatgtgtaattttatatcatttttttggactaacctattaactcagtgcacagtgcagtttctgttttttgttttttcagaaaaccaatatcaaacaaagtccaaacagaaAAACAATCTTTTGAttaattttttctagaccagaagggacATTGgaaggttcaggaagagtccagaaGAACTACGAGGGAGCAACAAGCTCGTAGGACGCACCCTTTGAGCTTGTGCGCCCCCCCATAACACgtcttgacctaattccacctctataaattcagaaatattcccaaaccaacggagagccacccgaaacactttttccacTGCCACAAGTTTATGTTCTTCGGCGACCCCATCTGGAGACTGTTTCCAGTACTCTTCTAgaaggggaatcaatcacggagggcttctacatcatctttgctgccttccgatgatgtgtgagtagtttaccacagacttacgggtccatagttagtagctagatggtttcttctctctctttgatctccaATACCATgtactcctcgatgttcttggagttataTCCCATGTAAtcatcttttgcagtgtgtttgttgggatatgatgaattgtgggtttatgatctgaatattcatgagaaGTAATTGAGTATTTTCTTAGCttcattatgcatgattgttatagcttcgtgtttctctccgatctatctgtttggtttgaccaactagattaatttatcttcagtgggagaggtgctttgtgatgggtccaATCTTGCGATGCTCTatatctcagtgacagaaagggacaagacaTGTATCCGTATTGTTGTCAGTCATTAAAGGTAAAATggcggggtttattcatattagttgatttactttgtctacatcgtgtcatctttgcttaaggcattactctattattattaacttaataccctagatgcataccctagatgcatgatggatagtggtcgataggtggagtaatagtagtagatgcaggcaaaagttggtctacttgtctcagacgtgatccctatatacatgatcattttttTGCCATATTATATACATGAGTATGTATTTTATATGTATTAAAAAAAGTACAATGTGCATGAAGAAAAATAGACATCAAAGCatatatttaaaaatgttaatcatgtattcaaaaaatttaaacataTCTAAAAATATTTTGGATGTGTACAAAACATGTAAGATGTGTATGAAAGAATTAGGCATGTATtaaaaagggaaaagaaagaaacaaaattaaaccaaagaaaaaaaggaaaaggaaacccCCAAAGAAATCCGTAGAGGTACCAAAGAAACTGATACAGAACACTGAAAAACCAATAAAAACAATTAAAAAAGTGGTGTGCAACTATAGTATTTGGATCAGCCGAGTAGCCACAGCAATGTAGGTGAGGCCTAATACGTCTAAGAACAGGTAACACATAGCCCTAGCAACCCCACTTTGCAAGCCTAAGCACCTTGGCCATGTCCTTTGGCTGCGTTGGAAATGGTTTGCATGACCTGGGTGGGCAGGTGACCCCTGTGATAAGGATGATATCCGCCTCTTCGATGTGCCCACCTTGATCAATCTTGGCAACAGTCGCTAGGTCAGTTGCTAGTCTGGTCACTGGTTAGAAAGTCGATCGCTCTGCTTCATTGTCTCGAACCTCTTCCATCTaatctcaaagaagaagaagagctttgTTGCGTATGCCCTCATGAACCAGCAGTGGACGAAAAGTTTTCCCATATCACTAACGAAATCAGTTATGGCAATTGCTCTACCTGTGGCATATGTCCAGTCCAGAACATCACTCTTTTGCCCGATGAAGAAGACTCCGTCTCTTGGAATTGGACTGCCTCCAAAGCTTATTCAGCCTGCCCGAATGTTTACAAGGCAAGTTGAATCTTTACTTGTGTGCACAAATTTTGTTTGAAGAAACTAGCAAGAGCTTTTGTATACATCAAATCAAGCCATTCTAGACGACCATATCGAATAATCAAATCCTGGTATGCAAAAGCGGGATAAGTGAAATCTTCATGTTTACCAATGATTAGAGAAGTGATATTATTTCAATACTAAGTAGGGAGCATGCACATGTCACCAATGTATTATGAACACAACTCGCAAGACACATTTTCCAATAGTTAAATTTATATTTCTACATCTCTACTTCCTTAATACTAATACACTAGAAACAACTATTATGAGATAAGTTGCATTGTACGGAGATCTCCACCATGATATTTAATAGTACTAAAATATCACACACAACCATAGATGTGTACACAATATAATTTATGCAGTTGTCAAATTAACTCAAAAAGACTTTTTTGAGTACATAGATTAAATTTAACATGAGCAAAAAAAATCCAATGATATAGAATATGAATGTATaacaacaagcaatgaaagtaaaacttagcaacaatgtcatGTGGTTAACTATATCTGCTAAGTAATAAAAAAATTAACTCATTAAAGTGCAGTATGATATTTTGAAGTAACTATAAAATATTAGTATAAAAACAAATATTTTATTTTTTTCATGGATCCAAAATGTGTTTGGATCGGACATAGTCTCATGAAAAACTTAGGAGTAAGTAGACTACATGGTTCCATCCTCGATTCGAATGTAACTTTTGGCTTACACTTCTTGACTTTAGAGAAAAAAATTCACATATCGATCACTCTTATGTTATTTGAACATATGATTATACATGTTCATGTAGTGGAAGGCTGCAACGCGGTGTTTTTGTATAGTTTTGTGCAACTAGATCATAATAGTGTACATGTCCTCCTTGTTACGCTTTCCGTTATCACTGAGGTGTCACACGAGCTTAAGATTTCTATTAGGTTTAAGATCAGAAACGGCGATTAGAATATCTCAAAGGCGGTTCAATGGTGTGGCCAGTTCAACACAAAGTAAAAAAATTATGTCCTCAAAAAATAGTCTGCTCACTATGATGGAGCTCTCAGAGTCTCTATGTGGTGGCGCATGTGGCTTCCAATGGTGGTGGTGCACGGTTGCAGAGGGAGGAGAGCGAGGGTCTGGTAACGTAGTAAGTTAGCAACTCAAGCAAGTGATAGACTACACTTTGATTTTGAACTAAAGTGAAATAAGTCTGACGGCAAAAAAAAACAGATTGGGTGAGGCCCACCGTGTAGTCACACACCACGCCCCACTGCTACTTGGTTAAGACCGTAGCGCCAATTAATAGTTGGGTCGTTGTGGCCTGGTGCACCAGCCGTAATTGGTGACCCACATCTGATGGTGAAGATTAAGGTTTGGCACATGTATTTTTGAAATTTCATCCAATCCAAATTAATTGACATGGCATCTATACAATTTTCATTTCACATTGTATAGAGGTTGCGTCAATTAATTCAGATCAGAGGGAGTAATAATCTTTTTTAAAAATTCACAAACATATTTAAATTCTAGGATTTAAAAAAAATATAGAAACTTTTTGAAATTCAGGATCATTTTTAAAAGTTTGTGAacatatttgaattttttaaaaattattttagTTTCTAGAAACCTTCTCTGATAAAAGGCCAAAAAATTTGTTGCAACTCCCTCCTTTGGAGTTTATTGGACCCATGTTGTAAATCACATCAACCAAGGAAGGCTTATTTAAATGCTACTCCTTCGGTCGGTTTTGTTTACTGTATGCATTGATTGATTCTACATTGAAAACAAAATTTTGACATCATTCATTGTGGACATGGCTATATTAGTCTATTTCCAAGACAATGAGTCTTATAAATAGAAGTTTTCTGATTTTTCAGATTGACCCTTCAAACTAGACAGGAGGGAGTAAATTGTTTTTTTAGCAACATTAGTTTTTTTTAGGCAAGAGAATGAATTAGCTGAGACTTGAACCGTTACCTGGCCCGGCCCATTTAAAGCCCTACGCGCGGATTAGGAGGTCCCGCGTGTGACGGCGCCGCTTGGAGGGAGAGCCTAAGGctagtcacaatgggcaagaacataagctagtaacttacacacttcccttcactatgttactacctttatagtgggtagaaacatctatgtagtgtcatgcaacgatgtatttattaggttatagactcattgtttcttgaagtgtatgatgttccggtaacttagctagaccTCTCTCTttattaaatatgtgccacataagcaaagttgtattgaagTGTGTGATGTTGCTCCTCAGTTCcttcccattgtgaccagcctaaccCACGCGTCGCACGAGCTCGCCacgcgcccgccacctcggccgacACGGCGCCTCCACCCGTCCACCGCAGGGCAGCCACACTCGTTTCCGCTTCGTCAAAAGCATCTCCCTTACTCTGACGCTTTGTTGCAAAGCGGCTACATACGCAGGAGAAGAGGAGGTAGCAGGAGCCGGCCATGTCGACGACTGCGCACAAGGTGGCGACgcaggcggcgtcggcggcgggggcGAGAATGAAGGGTCGACTGCCGCCGAGCGTGGTGAGGGAGATCGTGTACGGGATGAGCCTGGGGCTCTTCGCGGGGTACCTGTGGAAACTGCACCACTGGAGCAACCAGCGCCGCACCCGCGAGTTCTACAGCCTGCTCGACGAGGGCAGGATCACCGTCGTCGTCGACGAGCCGGCCGGAGCCAAGGAGTAGCCCCATCCATATAGTTTGACCTACCTACCCAGGCGAGGTATTTTCAGTCCGTCTTTCCACAGATCATCAGTAGGACAAGTAGCGCTTTGGTTTGTTTTGTTTAGCTGGTGGCTAGCTAGCTCAGCTCTGTTCTTCCTCGTGTCAGTCTGTAATGTCTACTGCAGCTCTGCTGCCTGCCTTTGTCTCGTTCCCGGTCGAAGAGAATAAACTGATGCGTGTCATTCATCAGTAGAGGCTGCAGAATTAGTGTTCTCTTGTGAAACAATTAGTGTCGGGTGTTTCTGTTTTCCTTTGGTTGGAGTATTTGCATTGCTTGCGGCGCACTTTCGGCAGGGAATGGATGGCTGATTCTAAGACACCATGATTGTAAGGTAGGACAGGCATGGAGAATGTCAGTCAGGGTATTCGGATGTTTCCTCCTTGATATCATTGGCTCTCATTCCGTTTCTTCTCAGCACAAGAGACAACAGCGAAAAGGGAAACACTTGAAACTAACTAAACTATTGTGTCACAAAGCTTACCGCAAGATGAAGATGCCATATAGTATTGCTGATCATGGCCAGTGTGATCTTGATTTACATGTCGGTTAGTTTGTTCCTATATACTGATACGTAGGATTCTGGAATTGGTTTCCTGTAATcatgttttttttggaaaaggTTCCTGTAATCATGTAGTACAGGTTTATGGTCATTTTGTGAAGAGAAACAAAAGCCATTAGTTTGTTCCTTGCACACAACAAGTCCCTATCTGTGGTGTGACAATGCATGGAATCGATGGCTGAGCAATCCACTGGGAGAGTAGAGAGGAGAACTCGTCAATTAGTTGCGAGAAATGAACACTTGTTTGAAATGGTAAGAGATCAGTACAGAGCTTTGGCTATTTTCTTGTAGGAAATGAGAAGCAATTTTTTGACAGCTTCAGCCTTCATAGTTGTGAATGAAGGATTCTCCCTGGAACACATGGATTGCACAGCAGAAATAGTTCAGTTCAGGCACCAAGCTCCGGCGTACAAAGCCTTGATGCTTGAACATGACAGACGATGAGTTTTGTGCGGTAATACGTATATATATAGTACTATATGTTGTAGTAGTATACATCATCGCGTGCAATCAATCAtacgaagaagaagaagctactaCCGAGgcaatagcagagcagagcagaaAACCTCGTCGAATTCATACATGCATCGGCGTTCGGCGAGCGAGCAGAAAGGGCGACGGCTCATCGCAGGTTGTGCAGCGGGTTGGACCCCGACGGCGCCATCCTCTTGTCGTCGCCGAACCCGCCTACGCTGGCACCGCTCCGGAACCTCGCGGCAGCCAGAGCAGCACCCTCCGACGTCTTGCCGTGCGCCGAATCGGAGACGCTGGCGCTCCTGGTGGCAGCTGACGATGGAGGCGGCGCGACGACGTGGCCCAGGAGGGAGCCGGCCCTGAGCGCCAGCGGGACGAGCGAGAGGAGCGCGAGGATCTTGACGCACCTGACGACGCCGCCCATGCCTCCTGGTTCACCTGACAGTGGTGGTTGCAGGAAGCTAGCAAGCAGGTTCACCTGGGAAAGGGGGCTAGCTGCTACTAGGAGCGAACGAGTGATGGACGGGACAGGGGAGGAGGAGGGGAAGAGGAGATAGCGGTGGTGATCGAGGCTGCGTTTGACGGGATGGGTGAAAGAAGCGGAGGTGGCGGCCGGCGGAGAGTAGCGGTGCGCGCGtgtaggcgggcgggcgggcgggcagGCGGGCGATGGCGTGGCGTGTAGGATGTTTGATAGCAGCAGCAGCGGGCTAGGGTGGTGCGCGCAGCGCAATGATCCATGGGCAATGATGGATGGACGGCCAGCGAACCGGGGTGAGGGGACGGCACGGGGGAACCGAACCGTGGACGATCGATCCCGCGAGCGAGCGACCCTGATTTGACGTGAAATGAGACCGGAGCGCGGACAAAAAGGCGCAATCAGTGCGCGCTCTCCACAGTGCCCAGCGCGCCCGCCCGGCACCCATGATGCACGCTGCCGCGCCGCGCCACGCGCTTCGCCGGCCGGCAGCCGCCTCTGCCCGCGCCCGGCGCTTCACCGGCCAGTGGCCAGGCCAGCGCTCGGGCCAATCAGTCGTCTCCGACCTCCGATCGATCGGCGAAAACAATTGCATCCGCCCTGGCGCCCTCCGCCGTGTGTCCGTCTCACGCACGCACGCTCAGGTGAGGTGATCACTGCAGCCGGGCGACCGACAGTCCGGCGACAAAGGCACGGCAGAAGAAGGAAAGGCCGCGAACAGTGTCAGAGCACAGTTGATGCGATACATGCGACACGATCGATCGTCTGCTGGAGTGCTAGTGGCGCTAGctcgcacccgcacccgcacccaGTGGTTGGTTGCGAGCGACGACGAGAAGCAGCAGAGGCCGCTTTAAGGGACACTCCAGTTGAATCGGCAACCCGCCATCGATCGGTTCCATCACACTGTCTCTCTCCCAAGCTTTTCCGCCTGCTACCCTCACAGTCACAGCCGGAAGTACTGCTTACTCACAGCCGCTCCGTCCtgaggcaaaatttcgtgttttgacccttttctaaAACCTATTCGATATCGACCCTAGTCTGAAAAAATTGCAAGATATGACCATTTTGCTACCGCCAGGTTGTatggcggtagggtataacagcctaccgtcaaggtccctggcggtagggttgcatgGCCTACCGCAAATTCCTTCTAAGTGTTGAACACAGTGTGTGCTCGTGCCTATCGCCGAGCACCTTGACGGTAGGGTTGTACAGGCTACCGCCAGTCTGTTTGGCGATAGGGATGTTTCCTACCGCCAAGGTCCCTGACGGTAGGCTGTTGCACCCTACCGCCATGgaccctggcggtagcaaaagggtcagatctcgaaaaaCTTTCAAACTAGGGTCAGAtttcagaaaagggtcaaaacatgaaatttGCCTCCGTGCTCCGGCTGCAAGTCCCCACAGCTGCAGTGCTGcccatccatgcatgcatgcatgattccATCAGGCATCAGCAACCTAGCAGAACAGTTCAAAACTTTACTGTACTAGCAAAAACGCAGAGACAGCTTAAAAATGAAACAGTGCGCACAGTAACATCGTAGACACTTTTTTGTTGCAGACTTTGTATCTATAATCTATAATCTATAACGTAAAACTCGGTCTATCATAGCTTGCTACAGAATTTATTTAGGCTCGCTAAGCTTTTAGCGGTTTAAAAGTTATAAAAATATATGAAATAAATAGTGGAGCATCTCCCTAATGTAATAAGATGATTCAATGCAGGGATTCtgaaaatatgcatttatgtgtcctCGGCGAAAAAACAAGCATTTCAGTTCACCTCGACATAAACATATATTAAACTACTTTTTCTTTGTCTAGGACACATAAAGTTGTACTTTTTTCGATCGCTCCGTttgatcatgttatattatagggGTGTTGTTTCAGCACCTTTTTaggatttttgaaaacttttacacCATTGAAACCCTTAACTAGTTCTACGGCAAACTATGATAGAAAATCCTACTTCATCTATAATGcctaaatagttgatccccactaaCGCTAATTCTCTCGACATGCAACCCTCCATATCACCAAATAATGCCTAAATAGTTTAATTGTTCCATTTCTAATGGTCCATTGTACATGCATACTCTTTGTGTCACACAGTTCTGATAATAATAGCTTTTGATTTAGGTCATTTCATTCAttataatttttttcaaaatcaatcttTAAAATCCCACAGCAACGCGTGGGGAAATCACCTAGTTTTACAAATAGTACAGCACTTTCTTTGTGCATTGCAAGGCGAATCAGGAGGAAGAAAAAATATCCGTTTCGGCCTCGCAACCATTCCGTCAGTTTTAGAAACGCCGCGTCAGGGTTCGGTCTCTGATGGCTTCAAAGTTTTTAGAACCAAAATGTGTGGGATTCCAGCGAAAGTTCAGACGTTAAAAATGAACAGCTTTCAAACAGAGCAGTAAGATACTAACAATCATGTGCAAGGCCTGACAAAGAAGAGGAAAGACACAGGATATATCTGACTAATGGAAAAATTCCTTTCTATATTTACTCAACTCATCTCATCTCTTCTCCTCTCTTAACCTACATGTACATGAGCAGCAACGATGGGCCGAGCTCAGCTCACGCAATACACAATCACCATGCCCGTATGTACAAATGAATGCCACCACCCCTACCCTTACCCTAACCCACATGGAAAAAAAATGTCACCTCTCCCTTTGCCCAGGCTCTCCGAAGCTAATCGAATGCAATGGCCATTGAGACACAAGCAAGCATCTGCGCGATCAAATCGGTCGCCGTCGACGGTCACCTTGGTCCGGAGAGCTCCATGGCCTCGAGGCCGACCGAGGACTCATCCACCCCGGCGAAATCGGTGAACTTCAGGGGCAGGAGCTCCGACGAG contains:
- the LOC119280871 gene encoding putative cytochrome c oxidase subunit 5C-4, whose protein sequence is MSTTAHKVATQAASAAGARMKGRLPPSVVREIVYGMSLGLFAGYLWKLHHWSNQRRTREFYSLLDEGRITVVVDEPAGAKE